From the Lysobacter sp. FW306-1B-D06B genome, one window contains:
- a CDS encoding lipoprotein-releasing ABC transporter permease subunit: protein MFKPIPVAIGLRYLRAKRRNGFISFISLASIAGIALGVTALITTLAVMSGFQREIRDRMLQMAAHATVSAYGEPLTEWQAAIAKAVADKRVAGAAPYIEKEALLSGARNQPALVRGVLPDQEGKVSVLADKMVQGKLDSLAPGSFNIVLGKELALWLGVGIGDSVVMTTTDFRSTPLGAVPQLKRFTVSGIFEAGYNDFDKGLAVTNMHDMQRLLRMGEGVTGVRLRLHDMDKAWDVARDLAVSPGGPYRVSDWTSENANMFRALKMEKTIMAILLSLIIAMGAFNLVSSQVMLVTDKQADIAILRTLGLTPRGVMQVFVVQGTLIGVIGTVIGVIGGIVLTLNLEHILKAIEAVVGVQLLPEDVYYITGLPTDLQASDVVVIATVALVMAFFATIYPAWRAARTAPAEALRYE, encoded by the coding sequence ATGTTCAAACCCATCCCAGTGGCCATCGGCCTGCGCTACCTGCGCGCCAAACGCCGAAACGGCTTCATCTCCTTCATCTCCCTGGCCTCCATCGCGGGCATCGCGCTCGGCGTGACTGCGCTGATCACGACGCTGGCGGTCATGAGCGGCTTCCAGCGTGAGATCCGCGACCGCATGTTGCAGATGGCGGCGCATGCCACTGTCAGCGCCTACGGCGAACCCCTGACCGAATGGCAGGCGGCCATCGCCAAGGCCGTGGCCGACAAGCGCGTGGCCGGTGCAGCGCCGTACATCGAGAAGGAGGCCCTGCTGTCCGGTGCCCGCAACCAGCCGGCGCTGGTGCGTGGCGTGCTGCCGGACCAGGAGGGCAAGGTCTCGGTCCTGGCCGACAAGATGGTGCAGGGCAAGCTCGACTCCCTCGCGCCGGGCAGTTTCAACATCGTGCTGGGCAAGGAACTGGCGCTGTGGCTCGGCGTCGGCATCGGCGACAGCGTGGTGATGACCACGACGGACTTCCGCAGCACGCCGCTGGGCGCCGTGCCGCAGCTCAAGCGCTTCACCGTCAGCGGCATCTTCGAAGCGGGCTACAACGACTTCGACAAGGGCCTGGCCGTCACCAACATGCACGACATGCAGCGGCTGCTGCGCATGGGCGAGGGCGTCACCGGCGTCCGCCTGCGCCTGCACGATATGGACAAGGCATGGGACGTCGCGCGTGATCTCGCCGTCTCGCCGGGCGGTCCGTACCGCGTCAGCGACTGGACCAGCGAGAACGCCAACATGTTCCGCGCGCTCAAGATGGAAAAGACCATCATGGCGATCCTCCTGTCGCTGATCATCGCGATGGGCGCGTTCAACCTGGTCAGTTCGCAGGTCATGCTGGTCACCGACAAGCAGGCCGACATCGCGATCCTGCGCACGCTCGGCCTCACGCCGCGCGGGGTGATGCAGGTGTTCGTCGTCCAGGGGACGTTGATTGGCGTGATCGGCACGGTGATCGGCGTGATCGGCGGCATCGTACTGACGCTCAATCTGGAGCACATCCTCAAGGCGATCGAAGCCGTGGTGGGCGTGCAACTGCTGCCCGAGGATGTGTATTACATCACCGGCCTGCCGACCGACCTGCAGGCCAGCGACGTGGTGGTGATCGCCACCGTCGCGCTCGTCATGGCGTTCTTCGCCACCATCTACCCCGCCTGGCGCGCAGCGCGCACGGCTCCGGCGGAGGCGCTGCGCTATGAGTGA
- a CDS encoding succinate dehydrogenase assembly factor 2: MSEDIERELSRLRWRSRRGMRELDRLFERYLDREWRQAPASEHGVFLRLLEIEDDKLWHWFMGHETPADAELAALVARIRTLPP, translated from the coding sequence ATGAGCGAGGACATCGAACGCGAACTGAGCCGCCTGCGTTGGCGCTCGCGCCGCGGCATGCGGGAACTGGATCGGTTGTTCGAGCGGTACCTTGACCGCGAATGGCGGCAAGCTCCTGCATCCGAACACGGGGTTTTCCTACGTCTGCTGGAAATCGAGGACGATAAGCTCTGGCACTGGTTCATGGGACACGAAACGCCCGCCGATGCCGAACTCGCCGCCCTCGTCGCACGCATCCGCACCTTGCCGCCTTGA
- a CDS encoding MAPEG family protein: MDNRLIFVPAMAMVALTCVVWWRMYVMRIGQMKRERIHPQAVATSAQSAARLTDSYAADNFRNLFELPVLFYLALVVAALTAQVNAVTVALAWAFVLLRIVHSAIHCTYNKVMHRFYAYVTGGMVLWALWAVIALGWWRA; the protein is encoded by the coding sequence ATGGACAACAGGCTGATCTTCGTTCCGGCGATGGCGATGGTCGCGCTCACCTGCGTGGTGTGGTGGCGCATGTACGTCATGCGCATCGGGCAGATGAAGCGTGAGCGCATCCATCCGCAAGCCGTCGCCACCTCGGCGCAGTCCGCCGCGCGCCTGACCGACAGTTACGCCGCCGACAACTTCCGCAACCTGTTCGAATTGCCGGTGTTGTTCTACCTGGCGCTGGTGGTGGCCGCGCTGACGGCGCAGGTCAACGCGGTGACGGTGGCGCTGGCATGGGCGTTCGTCCTGCTTCGCATCGTCCACAGCGCGATCCACTGCACCTACAACAAGGTCATGCACCGGTTCTACGCCTACGTCACGGGCGGCATGGTCCTGTGGGCGCTGTGGGCCGTGATCGCACTGGGCTGGTGGCGCGCATGA
- a CDS encoding succinate dehydrogenase iron-sulfur subunit encodes MAEFTLPKNSQIQKGRHWPAQGAKQARTFKVYRWNPDDGMNPRVDTYEVDMATCGPMVLDALIKIKNEIDPTLTFRRSCREGICGSCAMNIDGTNTLACTKAIEDCSAGEVPIYPLPHMPVVKDLVPDLTHFYAQYASIKPWLRTQSPSPSDRERLQSPEDRKKLDGLYECILCACCSTSCPSYWWNGDRYLGPAILLQAYRWIVDSRDEDTGARLDDLEDPFKLYRCHTIMNCARTCPKGLNPAQAIGEIKKLMLARRA; translated from the coding sequence GTGGCTGAATTTACCCTCCCGAAGAACTCGCAGATCCAGAAGGGCCGCCATTGGCCGGCGCAGGGCGCCAAGCAGGCGCGCACCTTCAAGGTCTACCGCTGGAACCCCGACGACGGCATGAACCCGCGCGTGGACACCTACGAGGTGGACATGGCGACGTGCGGCCCGATGGTTCTGGACGCGCTGATCAAGATCAAGAACGAGATCGATCCGACGCTGACGTTCCGTCGCTCGTGCCGCGAAGGCATCTGCGGTTCGTGCGCGATGAACATCGACGGCACCAACACGCTGGCGTGCACCAAGGCCATCGAGGACTGCAGCGCCGGCGAGGTGCCGATCTACCCGCTGCCGCACATGCCGGTGGTGAAGGACCTTGTTCCGGACTTGACGCACTTCTACGCGCAGTACGCCTCGATCAAGCCGTGGCTGCGCACGCAGAGCCCGTCGCCGTCCGATCGCGAGCGCCTGCAGTCGCCGGAAGACCGCAAGAAGCTCGACGGCCTGTACGAGTGCATCCTGTGCGCATGCTGCTCGACCAGCTGCCCGAGCTACTGGTGGAACGGCGACCGCTACCTCGGCCCGGCGATCCTGCTGCAGGCCTATCGCTGGATCGTCGACTCGCGCGATGAGGACACCGGTGCGCGCCTGGACGACCTTGAGGATCCGTTCAAGCTCTACCGCTGCCACACCATCATGAACTGCGCCCGCACCTGCCCGAAGGGTCTGAACCCGGCGCAGGCGATCGGCGAGATCAAGAAGCTGATGCTGGCGCGTCGCGCCTGA